The window ACTCAAAAACAAAAGAATCCATGGCTTCAACTTGCTGAGTGTTAGCTATTGGTAATCTGCCTTCTAGTTGTAgctgtatttttctttcctagCAGTCAAACTTTTCTGCTGCATGTAAGCTACTGACATAAGTCAGTTTAGTACATTTAAGAACTGACTAGGCAGAAAATTAAGACTtataactagaaaaagaagaaactgaaaaatgagacaaataatttttttgtcttaAAAACTTTCTATTGTCTTAATATTCATTTGAGTGTGTACACCAGTTTTTTAAGTATTCCCAAAATAACTAAGTTGCCCAGAACTGAGCTTTGAAGAGCTACATTTAAAGCCTGGGCAAGCAATGATTAGACCACAGAAAAGTCTATAAACAGAGAAAAGACAACAGGAGATTGCCAGTCATAGAAGGCAAGGAAGAGAGCATCTACAAGTTATGAAACTAGCTAGGAGTAGAGTTAGAAGTGATAGTGAAAACTTACCAAAACTTAGTctaaaaaataaagcctattgtttaaaaaatactttttttaaaaatttaacttttttcttgTATTCCtaagaatttttaatattattaagtaCAAGCTGATATGGAGAAAATACAAAGTCTAGATAAATCAAAAGGAGAATGCACACTATAAAAAttatctggaattttttttttttttttttggttatgaaacctctatattcttttttcttaaaatatatttttattgattaaaatattacatatgtgtccttgtccccacgttaccctctacccccccccccccgctcatgccctcacctcccccccccccccccccgttgttgtccgtgtccattggttaggcctatatacctgcatgtaagtcctttggttgatctttcccccttgccccccccctcccctaccctccctccaaagcccgacagtccaatcaatgcctctccgtctctggatcagtccttgttcatcagtttatgttgttcattatattccacaaatgagtgagatcatgtggtatttatccgctctctagttccatccatgctgtggcaaatggtaagagttcctttttcttcttcctcttcttaaagaatacctttcagcatttcatataatgctggtttggtggtgatgaactcctttagcttttccttatccgtgaagctctttatctgaccttctattctgaatgatagctttgctgggtaaagtaatcttggttgcaggttcttgctattcatcactttgaatatttcttgccactctcttctggccagcatggtttctgttgagaaatcagctgacagtcgtatgggtactcccttgtaggtaactgactgtctttctcttgctgcttttaagattctctctttgtcttttgctcttggcattttaattatgatgtgtcttggtgtggtcctctttggattccttttgtttggggttctctgcgcttcctggacttgtaagtctatttctttcaccaggtaggggaagttttctgtcattatttcttcaaataggttttcaatatcttgccctctctcttcttctggtacccctataattctgatgttggtacgcttgaagttgtcccagaggctccttacactatcttcatatttttggaatctcttttcttttttctttttcagttgggtattttttgtttctttgtatttcaaatctttgacttgattcttgggatcctcttgtctgctgttggatctctgtaaattattctttatttcagtcagtgtatgcttaatttctagttggtcctttttcatgtcctccatggtctcactatacttatggagggactcattaaatttatcggcagtttccataaaattcttgaaaaaccttataaacgtggccttgaactctatatccagtcgtttgctttcctccgtttctgccatttgtaacctgtttctttgtctccgcattttggctgcttccctgtgttgatagagtggctttgtgtgctaggtgtcctgtagggcccagtggctcagcctccccagttacctgaggtggacactcttggtgcacccccttatgggctttgtgcacagtcttgttgtagctatgccttggttgttgtaggatcactgggaggaattgacctccaggccaattggcagtgagaatcagctgtgtctgcagtgggagaacttctgtgctggagacacccttctggggcaagacttgcttcagtgcggctttggtgctcactgagactacaccctgagtgtgtcccttatggatctgaggagttgtgatctagatggtccccctctgaccactgtgtacagtggctcttggatctaaggaggtgctaatttagcctctgcctgaggttacacagcaggaactacgaagggaactgcagattccccttcctttttttggagtttggaagtgcccagatgatgctcagctgtgtagcaatgcaagctgctgtggggccttgggtcttctcttggaagctctgggccTATCTGGCCTGGCTgtggttaggtaattacaggttgcaaatggccagggcattcatatgcaaaagcctctgccagggcctgggcggggcggcatctcaaggaatcaaagggcggagcaagcagctatgttggagcctcagccccgccctaaggagtcccagtgtcccggcaatggctgtaagcacctctgagggaaagccgccctcaagctcgcccgctgccagatagtccagtttctccctgtatgagttctgggtccccagagacttcctggaaccggatttcagagccgtcgggagcttgtgtctccctccggattcaaaaagacagcctcgtcctcagatgccagaccctttccgcgcgcgcgagcccctgtacctctgcactccacctccgcagctcctctggctctcagtgtgcttttctttccttctagttgtagaatttacactcagccagctctcctgtagttctggatgatgtccgccttgtgtttttgatgcatttatcaattgttgtgggaagcagcaatttcccggtgtttatctatgccgccatcttagtttccaaTTATCTGGAATTTTATCACTGCTGATAAAACTATTAATACtttggtacatgcccttgactttcTAATGTTTCTTAATTTTAGATGTGAAATCCTAAGTCTTTAATTatccctcatttttaaaagtgatcctagaaaatatatattaaatttttctttcttccaatgTGTATCTAAATCACACCTACCACTATTACAATtgccattttttaatattagtcaTATTATTTGCAGTGTCAGCTTTTATAGTAAAACTagtggcctgttgcatgaagattcatgcaataggccttccttcccctggctgtcagcaccagttttcctccggcacctgggacccaggcctttggtccggccgcagcagcgaggcttggcttctccactccagctgctcccagcccctcctttttttttccagctcctccagcagaggccagggctgccactccttgagcagagcccagggcaggctggaagcttggcttcctctgtcgccgggagcaacccaagcctcctgttcgctccagctTCATGGCCGCTGTCATCTTCAGTTGTCTTtagtcttcactctgtgcctgcatatgcaaattaacttccctctttgttgggttaatttacatagtcactctgattggctgatgggtgtagtggagtggtggagtgatggagtgatggttaatttgcatatttctctttcattagtgtagcTAGAGCAATGGGCTTAATTTGGTGGACTTACTACAGATTTGATCAtggagaaaatattataaaaatattttctaaacagTCAAGTGTTTATATTATCTCTCCACTCTGCAAGCATTTATAGGTCATCTACTATCTGGTAGTCACTGTGCCAGGTCTAGAAGATCCACTATGAGTAAGATAAAGTTGAGGGAAGTGTTAAAAAGAAGCTCAGTATAAAATGAGAGCATAAAATGTGAGGATCTAATTTAGACTGCTGGATCAGAGAGGCTATCTTGGGAATCCCACTGATATCTGAGAGAAGTGCAGATAGAAGACAGAATACGTTATGGGGCAAGAACCACAGTGGGGAAGGTCAGTGAAAAGAAATTCAATGCACTGAATGTGAGTAGTCTTCTCTGTGCACTCAGAAACAGAAAGGAAGATGAGCAAGGAGGTGAGTCATGCCAGGTGAGGCTGAAGtggagtacaggaggcagttcATGCTGTGAGGTCCCTATGAAAGGTTTTGGAGTTTATTCCTTTAGTGGAAAGTCATTGAAACATTTTGGTTGAGGAGAGTAGTTGTAGTTTTTAAATATCGTTTAGCTGTCATGTTGAAGGCAGATTGAAAGGGGGACAGAGATGTGAGGAGACTAAAGGAGAATATGGTACAATCCAAGATAGAGATGATGATGGCCAGGACTAGGCTGGTGATAAAGGTGTGAAGCAAAAGAAATGCATTTGAGAAATATCCATACATTATAGACTACGAGACCTGGTAGTTTATTTGTAATTGGAGGCAAGCTATAGGTGACTTCaagaatgtttttatatttttaaggtaaaatggCCTGGGGAAATGGTGAGGTCATTGATGGAGTTAGGTAGGGGTATAACATATCAGGAAGGAAGTTGAAGAGTTTAGTACAGGATTTCTGGAGGCAGAAGTGCCTGTAAGCAATGTATCAGTGGCAGTAAGTATAAATAACTAACACTTATAAGACAGGTCCAGGCTTTGATATACATTTGAGAGTTGATATCTGGATGATCATTAAAGCTAGAAAGTGGATGAGATCATTCATGCAGTGTCTAGATAAAGAAGTTCAGTACTGAGCCTTGAGGAACTCAACATTAAACACTTAGGTCAAGAAGGCTTAAAAAGAGCCTGCAAAGAACAAggcaaaaagaaggaaaattaggAAATTGTCATTTTATAGAGGGTAAAGGAAGAGAGTGTTTACAGAAGTCATGGTATGAAAAATAGCTGAGAAGTCAAGAAAGAAGACTAGTAGTGAATAAATGACCATTGGGTTGAGCAAGGTGGAAGCTGTTTTGGTTGTGTGGTGGGTCAGAAGCCAATTGGAGTAAAGGGAATGGGGTGTCAGGATATCAAAGCAATTAGTGAAGACAGCTCTTTGTTGTAATTCATGCTAATGAGAGAAACCTTTGAAATCAAGGAGAATTGTTAATGTctgctctttatttttaagacaaGAGAGAGTGTTTATATGCCAATGGAAAAGATGTAGCTGAGCAGGAGAAGAAGGCTGAAGAGATAGGAAAGAGAGAGTTTGGATAACAGTTAACATTACTGAGAATTTGGGAATGAGTTGGATATGGAGTAAGCCCAGAGGAATAGACATTCTCTGTTGTCACcggaaggaaggagaagacagATGCAGAGGCCGGAACCAGAGAGTGGACATCCATGAATGGGTTCTCCCTCAGGGAACTCGAAGACAAAAACATCTGCTAATGAGAAGTAGGGAGAGTAGGTAGAAGTGGTTTGAAAACTTGGGAAAGATATGAAATTGAGAAATGTACTATATTCCTGGAGATGTGAGAAAGCAGGAGAGCAGTAGAATCAGATATGCTCAAAGATGGAGATAAGCCAACCTGCTCAGTTCTTCAGCAGCGTTCATGTGCCTGCTGCCCAAAGAAGTTCCTATCCAGCTTTGTCTAGAGTTGGACTCAGTGGCAGGTTGCCCTGGAAAGACTTGAGGAGAAGCTCAGAGGAACTTATAATGTTTTAAAGAGTGATTAAAATAACATCAAAATATTGAATTTGTCATATCTACAATTCCATGAattgttttcataaataaaacaCTCACAAAACACCAGCAATCTTTTACTGAAGTAGACCACTTAAATTTGACAAAAGATATGAATTTTCCAGAAGCTTTCATGACAGAGAATTCTGCTCAATGTTTTCAtgtttcccagaaaaaaaaacacaaacacacacacacacacacacacaaaaaaaacccagttCAGGTCATTTGACCTTATTTTGCTCTATTTACCGAAATACTTATATTGAAAGATCATTTGGTGGCAACAACTAGCACACAGAGTTCTATATGACAAagatttttggaaaattttattttcaaccttGCTTTTTTCCTAACTAGAAATAAGTAGGATTCAATATTTAATAATGGCAATTCAGTACATTTTTAAGAAACTCGAGTTCTTTAAGTACCCTACTCAACCAGAAACAATCTGTTCTCATTATAAGAGAAAACATGGTAGATGAGCGAGATATATATGGGTTGAATGAATCAGGTTGCTTATTTTCATAACCCCCTGTTTCAAAGATGCTATGATGGAGGTATTTTATTAGATGTAAGAACTTGATTTCCATtttatgaatttaataaaaataagcataataCTTTAACAATATAGAAACAAAGTAAGAGCTATTGAAATGTCAAGACTGGAGTTATAACAATCCTTGTTTCCTCTTCTAGGTTATTATTCAATCTAATTTAACTCAGCAGAACTTGTCAGACAACTACGGTTTGCTGGGGAACATGGTAGGTCCTGGAAACGTCTGTCTTCACTCACTTCACTGCACTTTTCATTGGTCTCTTTGCAGTTTTTCAAATCCTCTATGTGTGTTTCCACCTCACGGCCTTTGCACATGCCTTTACTAATGCCTGGAATACTCTTTATCTtatacagtgtggggcaaaagtaggtttacagttgtgagtatgtgaaacacagagtttatttttgtattattatttattaattgctagaggcccgatgcactaatttgtgcaccagtgggggcctgacctgtgggattgggctgaagccagctctctgacatctcctgaggggtcccagattgggagagggctcAGACCAGACCAAggtaccccaccggtgcacaattggggctggggagggacacaggaggttggccagctggggagggactgtgggaggactccagggagTGTCCTACCCATCTCACAgtcctgaccccagcagcaagctaacctactggtcagagcgtctgccccctagtagtcagtgcacatcatagtgactggtcaaccagtcgactgtctgccctaCCCCCCTCCCGgagtggtcagtgaacatcatagcaagtggttgaatggccttagcatattattagcatatcatgctttgattggttgaacggatgaccagacacttagcatattaggcttttattatataggattgtattattttccataggaacaactataAACCCCCACCTTTTATGATATGCACTTTTTTTCAATTTCTGATTCTTCTCAAGATATTATAAATTGTTTGAAATTAGAAGCTTTCATTCATTGTTGTTATTCCCACTGGCTAGGACACAGTTCAAAagtattactaaatattttttgaaacattagtcacatatacatgcatatacatgtgTACTCCTTACTAATGTAAACCACTCTCCATATAGTCAACTTTTTTGAGCGTTcttttagaattattattatGTTAAGTGCCATTATGTCCTTAGCCATCCTCTCGTGTTTCATccttatattttctctctctcctttaggCATGGAATGCATCTTGCGAAAACTGGCTGGCAGCAGAGGCTGTCCTAGGAAAGTACTACCTTTCCATTTTTTATGGGATTGAGTTCGTTGTGGGAGTCCTTGGGAATAGCCTTGTGGTTTTCGGCTACCTCTTCTGTCTGAAGAACTGGAATAGCAGTAACATCTATCTCTTTAACCTCTCTATCTCTGACTTCGCTTTTCTGTGCACACTGCCCCTGCTGATCAAAAGTTATGCCATTGAAAACTGGACCTATGGAGATGTGCTCTGCACCAGCAACCGGTACATGCTTCATGCCAACCTCTACACCAGCATCCTCTTCCTCACTTTTGTCAGTATTGATCGCTACCTGCTCATGAATTACCCTTTCCGAGAACACCTTCTGCAAAAGAAAGAGTTTGCTGTTTTAATCTCTTTGGCCATTTGGTTTCTGGTGACCTTAGAACTTGTGCCCATGCTTCTCTTTATAAATCCCGTTACAGGTGGCAATAAAACCAGATGTAGGGATTATGCAAGTTCTGGGGAGGCCAAGCCCAGCTTCATTTACAGCATGTGCCTTACCTTCTTGGGGTTCCTCATTCCTCTTTTTGTGATGTGCTTCTTTTATTTCAAGATTGCTATCTTCCTAAAGCAGAGAGCCAGGCTACAGGCTGCCACGCTGCCCTTTGAAAAGCCCCTCAACTTAGTCATATTGGCCATGGTGATTTTCTCTGTGCTTTTCACTCCCTACCACGTCATGCGGAACCTGAGGATCATTTCACGGCTGTGGGACGAGAACGAGGCCAAATGCCCCAGGGCCATCATCCACTCCTTATACATTGTGACCAGGCCCTTGGCCTTCCTGAACAGTGTCATCAACCCCATCTTCTATTTCCTTGTGGGGGATCACTTCAGGGAGATGCTGACGAATAAGCTGAGGCACCACTTTCAATCCCTTATGTGTTTTAGGAGATGTGCTAATAGACTCATGTTTTCATTCAGAAAAGAGTGAGGTGCCTGTGGAACAGAACGTCTTATGCACGCAGTTGTAGGCCAGTTAGAGTTTGATGGACTCGGACATAAACCAGAGCGGGTCACAGATCCGGCCCTGATTTAAAGACGTGATGTACTCAGAGTACATGAAAAGGAAGAGGATGAGAAGAATTTATTTGTTTGTCCACTTACAAATTGAAAGAAGTCGGACAAGCAGGAATATCTGGGCATATAAATTCAAAATCCTAGATGTTATAATACCTCAATCAGTGTAAGAAGAATAGAAGCTAGATAGAGTAGCAAGTTTGCATTTAATCATTGGTTGGactgtaaaataaaattgttttggcAAAATTCTCCTGTGTTTTTCTTATTCATACTCTCCTATAACTTTATGTGAGAATTGAATAGCagattttacatacattattaaGTATTATTGTTAGAAGTTGTACTCTTAAGCAAATTTAAAGTAAAGAGTAACAATAATGAGCAACAAAGCAATAAAACAAGGTCAAGGATACTTATATATCCCTTTATATTGATCATGAATTGGGTCAACTCTCCTTTTTGTTGTATGGTTTATAGTGTAAATAATCATATTGAATAGAGATATTTAATAATGGGAAAGGAATCTTTGAGCTTGGTTGTTAGGGAATTTAGATGTAAATGATTTTAACAAAATACTAGAAAGAGATACCAAAGACAAAAACCTCAGAGTTATAGAACACAAAGTGCTTACCAGGAAACCCAAAGCAAGAAAAACATCACAAAAGTGAGTAGATTGTGGGAAATCATTGTGCCATCTGGCATTTAATTATCATACTTTGATCATCATTCCATAGAACTATATTAAAGTTTATTAGTCTTGCTGCTGTTCATTAAATAGGaaactttaaagcagtggttctcaaccttctggccctttaaatacagttcctcatgttgtgatccaaccataaaattattttcgttgctatttcataaatgtaatgttgctactgttgtgaatcataatgtaaatatctgatatgcaggatggtcttaggcaacccctatgaaagggtctttcgaccaccaaaggggtcgtgacctacaggttgagaacctctgtcttAAAGTATATTCATATGATAAAACCAGCAAATAAGAGGAACTGAAGTGTTAATACTAGAATTTGTTGTCTTAATTTTCCATTCTGGAGGAAAAATCATAGTTTTTCTCCTCCCATCCCTACCCCCCGCCCCAGATACACTATTTCATAAGCACTGGGATAATTTACAAGGAAAATTTGATCTTAGAGAGAGTGACTCACATCTTGATTGAGCCTTGTTTGCATAGGACATTACTTAACACCTTTGAAGGAAATGTTCtaaacaaaatacatttcatgAAATTACAGAGTAAGAggaatatttatgtatgtatcaATATAGATGATCTCAGGATGGTAAGACACCATTCCATGCCACAAAACAAATTCAGGGGGAAAACGGtgctttttaaagttaaacaaGTATCATGTAATAATTCACTTATTATATGCAACGAGATGTGTCTATGGCCACAAGTCTCCGTTCCTTTCCTTGACGTCAGTAGTTATAAAGCGTGAATAACatgaaggataaaataaacatgaGTGCAGAGACATAAAATTCAATTTTCCTTCCTGTTCCAAGGTACTCTGGTCATATTGTACTCTGATATTCAAAAAGGACAAAATAATCCCAGTTAATTCCTTTACTTCAAGCAACTGAAATATTATAAAAGCACATTACTCCAAAGGATTTATTTTCTAACCTAATAGACTGTAAGATTTTTATGCCTTGCCTTTGTTATTCATACTTTAAAATCTTCAATGTAATTTTATAACTGCCTGATAATAAACTGCAAACAGAATCTTCTaagtttcctcatcagaaaaaAGCCACAAACTTAGGAAAGAAGCATTTGCTTATTTCTGCAACCTTTACAAGATATATATGCctagccagggtggctcagtggttgagcatcaacctatgaaccagtagggcataattcaatccctggtcagggcatatgcccatgttgtgggcttgatccccagttcaGGGTGTggagtaggcagccaatcaatgattatctctcatcattgatgattccataactctctccctctcccttcctctcttatattttaaaagatataacttAATCATAACTTGTATTTTATGCATGGGTTTTAATTTGTAAATATGAAGTTAAATttgccccacccctaccccaaaAGGTGGTGGGATTGGACTCTTTCTTAATAGTTCagttaaatattttgtaaaaccATAAAC is drawn from Myotis daubentonii chromosome 3, mMyoDau2.1, whole genome shotgun sequence and contains these coding sequences:
- the SUCNR1 gene encoding succinate receptor 1; protein product: MAWNASCENWLAAEAVLGKYYLSIFYGIEFVVGVLGNSLVVFGYLFCLKNWNSSNIYLFNLSISDFAFLCTLPLLIKSYAIENWTYGDVLCTSNRYMLHANLYTSILFLTFVSIDRYLLMNYPFREHLLQKKEFAVLISLAIWFLVTLELVPMLLFINPVTGGNKTRCRDYASSGEAKPSFIYSMCLTFLGFLIPLFVMCFFYFKIAIFLKQRARLQAATLPFEKPLNLVILAMVIFSVLFTPYHVMRNLRIISRLWDENEAKCPRAIIHSLYIVTRPLAFLNSVINPIFYFLVGDHFREMLTNKLRHHFQSLMCFRRCANRLMFSFRKE